The Tenrec ecaudatus isolate mTenEca1 chromosome 7, mTenEca1.hap1, whole genome shotgun sequence genome window below encodes:
- the LY6G6C gene encoding lymphocyte antigen 6 complex locus protein G6c, with the protein MKGLALITLSAVFCWVSADIRCHSCYKVPVLGCVDRQSCRLEPNHQCLTTNVYLGKMWVFSNLRCGTPEEPCREALNQTSHKLGLTYNTTCCRTDNCNSPAPRPAPGLPLVLFTSLAGLGLWLLH; encoded by the exons ATGAAAGGCCTGGCGCTCATCACCCTGTCTGCTGTGTTCTGCTGGGTCTCAG CTGACATTCGATGTCACTCCTGCTACAAGGTGCCCGTGCTGGGCTGCGTGGACCGACAGTCCTGCCGCCTGGAGCCAAACCACCAGTGCCTGACAACGAATGTGTACCTTG GTAAGATGTGGGTTTTCTCCAACCTGCGCTGTGGTACACCGGAAGAACCGTGTCGTGAGGCCCTCAACCAAACCAGCCACAAGCTGGGCCTGACTTACAACACCACCTGCTGCAGGACGGACAACTGCAACAGCCCAGCCCCCCGGCCCGCCCCAGGCCTGCCCCTCGTCCTCTTCACTTCCCTGGCTGGCCTTGGCCTCTGGCTGCTGCACTGA
- the MPIG6B gene encoding megakaryocyte and platelet inhibitory receptor G6b, whose amino-acid sequence MALVLQLLLLSGAQGDPGASVQGRSGDLVNISCVGISNPIRWAWAPSFPACNGLSKGRRPILWASPSSSPEAAAPAPPAQPFAGRLRTLGPGIGRLQLLLSAGDSGNFYCKGSREESKTVVRVLEDRADCRTLEPPQALMNPQLLILLLSAGLALGLGVLVLAWWLYRFVRAQPPPRPRPVMEEPETPAEPDQELSLLYANLDQMALRSPRRLIPAVPADASTTVYAVVV is encoded by the exons ATGGCTCTGGtcctgcagctgctgctgctctcAGGAGCTCAGGGGGACCCAGGGG CTTCCGTGCAGGGCCGGTCTGGGGACCTGGTGAACATCTCCTGCGTAGGAATCTCGAACCCCATCCGCTGGGCCTGGGCACCCAGCTTCCCAGCCTGTAATGGCTTGTCCAAAGGACGCCGTCCGATCCTGTGGGCTTCACCGAGCAGCAGCCCCGAGGCGGCAGCGCCGGCGCCTCCTGCGCAGCCCTTCGCAGGCCGTCTGCGCACCCTGGGCCCTGGCATTGGGCGGCTGCAGCTTCTCCTGAGCGCGGGAGACTCGGGCAACTtttactgcaagggcagcagagaGGAGAGCAAGACTGTGGTCCGCGTGCTGGAGGACAGGGCCGATTGCAGGACCCTTGAGCCTCCACAGG CGCTCATGAACCCCCAGCTTCTGATCCTGCTCTTGAGCGCTGGGCTGGCCCTGGGACTAGGGGTGCTGGTCTTGGCCTGGTGGCTGTACAG ATTTG TGAGGGCCCAGCCACCACCGAGACCAAGGCCAGTCATGGAGGAGCCCGAGACACCAGCTGAGCCAGACCAGGAGCTG AGCCTGCTGTACGCCAACCTGGACCAGATGGCCCTGAGAAGCCCCCGCCGCCTGATCCCAGCAGTCCCtgctgatgcttccaccaccgttTATGCAGTTGTCGTTTGA
- the DDAH2 gene encoding putative hydrolase DDAH2, with amino-acid sequence MGTPGEGLGRCSHALIRGVPASLGSGEGSGAGLPPLDLAKAQREHGVLGGKLRQRLGLQLLELPPEESLPLGTLLGDTAVIQGDTALITRPWSPARRPEVDGVRKALQDLGLRIVEMGDENATLDGTDVLFTGREFFVGLSKWTNHRGAEIVADTFQDFAVSTVPVSGPSHLRSLCGMGGPRTVVAGSSDAAQKAVRAMAALTDHPYTSLTLPDDAAADCLFLRPGLPGASPFLLHRGGGDLPTSQEALQKLTDVTLVPVSCSELEKVGAGLSSLCLVLSTRPHS; translated from the exons ATGGGGACGCCGGGGGAGGGGCTGGGCCGCTGCTCCCACGCCCTGATCCGAGGGGTCCCGGCGAGCTTAGGGTCGGGGGAGGGGTCAGGGGCTGGTCTCCCACCGCTGGACCTGGCCAAAGCCCAGAGGGAGCACGGCGTGCTGGGAGGTAAACTGAGGCAGCGCCTGGGTCTGCAGCTGCTAGAACTGCCTCCTGAGGAGTCGCTGCCGCTCGGAACGCTGCTTGGTGACACGGCCGTGATCCAAGGGGACACAGCCTTAATCACGCGGCCCTGGAGCCCCGCCCGCCGGCCGGAG GTGGATGGAGTCCGCAAAGCCCTCCAGGACCTGGGTCTCCGCATTGTGGAGATGGGGGATGAGAACGCGACGCTGGATGGCACCGACGTGCTCTTCACCG GCCGCGAGTTTTTCGTAGGCCTCTCCAAATGGACCAATCACCGAGGAGCTGAGATCGTGGCCGACACGTTCCAG GACTTCGCTGTGTCCACTGTGCCGGTCTCCGGTCCCTCCCACCTGCGCAGCCTCTGCGGAATGGGAGGGCCGCGAACTGTAGTGGCGGGCAGCAGCGACGCTGCCCAGAAGGCTGTCCGG GCCATGGCAGCACTGACCGATCACCCCTACACCTCCCTGACCCTCCCAGACGACGCTGCCGCTGATTGTCTCTTTCTCCGTCCTGGGTTGCCAGGGGCCTCTCCATTCCTCTTGCACCGTGGAGGTGGGGACCTGCCCACCAGCCAAGAG GCACTGCAGAAGCTCACTGATGTCACCCTGGTACCCGTGTCCTGCTCAGAACTGGAGAAGGTGGGCGCTGGGCTCAGCTCCCTCTGCCTGGTGCTCAGCACGCGCCCCCACAGCTGA